GAATCCCAAAGTGGTCCAATGCTGCCCAAAGAACTCACACCTGTTTTCCCGCTTCCAGGCCCCAACATAGCACTAGAGTTTGTGGAGTTAGTAGCATAGTTAAGACACCCATTTCCCCACACATTTCGACCAGCTGAGTTTAAGACGGAATCATTTCCTCCACTGCCCACACCATACCCAAAGGGACTTGCAAATCTGTTTGAATTTCCATTAAATGAGGTGTTCAATCTCCGTCCATAGCTCAGGTTAGAACCAAGGTTCGAGTTCCATCCAGAGCTTGGACTCAAATTTGACTCAAAATTCAGTCCCATCCCATAACCATGACTCAATGGAGAAAACCCATTATGACCAATAGTACCCGGACTAGATCTACCTTCCATTCTAACACCATAACCACCAACTGAATTAGTATTATAACCCTGCATGTACCCATTAAGGAAGCTATTGACTCTACTGAGGCCAAAGTTATACCCACCTAACTGGTTCCGGTTAGGACCTAAAGATGATTCTTTGGGGACAGCTCGCTTGACCTCAACCATTTTCCCATTGAGTTCATGAAATGTTCTCTGCAAGACTTTATCCACAGCTTCCTCTGAATCATAAGTTATGAATCCAAAACCTCGTGGCCTCAGAGTGTTGTGATCATACATCACAACAACATCTGTAATTGTACCGAACTGATCAAAGTACCTCTTAAAGTCACTCTCAGTGACTGTGGATGCCAAGCCTCCTACAAAAATCTTTTTTGTGCGAGAAGGACCAGGTGATCCAAGTGtgctaatattatttttgttcaacATGTTCTGGTCATCCCTAGGAACTGCCTTCTTTGCCTCAACCTGTAGAGAGAGACACAGAAAACGGAGTTAAAACACAATTTCAGTCTTACAACATAAATACCGGTATCTGAAGTGCACAAACTCCTTGAATCTTAAAGAAAGGCACCACCTAAAGCTGATCAACTTTACCCAAATTCTTTTATGAATCAGGGAAACTAGCACTATTCTACAAATATGCTTCTTCCCCATGATACAGATTGTATTTTTACACCACTCTAGTTCTTAAGGTTGTAAAGTCATCATCACTTCAATTGCTATATAATTACCAATGGTTATTTTTTCACAATTAGAATATTCTGTTTTGAATGCATTGATTCATCTAAATGCAACTATAAGAAGAA
The genomic region above belongs to Gossypium hirsutum isolate 1008001.06 chromosome D05, Gossypium_hirsutum_v2.1, whole genome shotgun sequence and contains:
- the LOC107907403 gene encoding heterogeneous nuclear ribonucleoprotein 1 isoform X1 — translated: MEMELGKLFIGGISWGTNEDRLREYFQTFGEVVEAVIMKDRATGRARGFGFVVFADPAVAERVVMKEHMIDGRTVEAKKAVPRDDQNMLNKNNISTLGSPGPSRTKKIFVGGLASTVTESDFKRYFDQFGTITDVVVMYDHNTLRPRGFGFITYDSEEAVDKVLQRTFHELNGKMVEVKRAVPKESSLGPNRNQLGGYNFGLSRVNSFLNGYMQGYNTNSVGGYGVRMEGRSSPGTIGHNGFSPLSHGYGMGLNFESNLSPSSGWNSNLGSNLSYGRRLNTSFNGNSNRFASPFGYGVGSGGNDSVLNSAGRNVWGNGCLNYATNSTNSSAMLGPGSGKTGVSSLGSIGPLWDSSPKSGQGGGVASAYNGSNLRYGSGGFGIASGGICHGRSSGTSVVQVSSHGGYDRAYADIYGNGSFFEDSTWQSSPLDLEQSSSFDFGLGNTTSDVMSNNSAGYIGGYNVTNRQSNGGIAT
- the LOC107907403 gene encoding heterogeneous nuclear ribonucleoprotein 1 isoform X2, with translation MLNKNNISTLGSPGPSRTKKIFVGGLASTVTESDFKRYFDQFGTITDVVVMYDHNTLRPRGFGFITYDSEEAVDKVLQRTFHELNGKMVEVKRAVPKESSLGPNRNQLGGYNFGLSRVNSFLNGYMQGYNTNSVGGYGVRMEGRSSPGTIGHNGFSPLSHGYGMGLNFESNLSPSSGWNSNLGSNLSYGRRLNTSFNGNSNRFASPFGYGVGSGGNDSVLNSAGRNVWGNGCLNYATNSTNSSAMLGPGSGKTGVSSLGSIGPLWDSSPKSGQGGGVASAYNGSNLRYGSGGFGIASGGICHGRSSGTSVVQVSSHGGYDRAYADIYGNGSFFEDSTWQSSPLDLEQSSSFDFGLGNTTSDVMSNNSAGYIGGYNVTNRQSNGGIAT